Proteins found in one Rhodobacter capsulatus SB 1003 genomic segment:
- a CDS encoding SDR family NAD(P)-dependent oxidoreductase, which yields MQSWIILGAGSEMARPFLRRLAGDGASLFLAGRNLADLETLAQDLRLRGAAAAEVVAFDARDSAGYPALVARLAACEGVLNAASFVGAMPDQAAIDADPGLIAGVIADNFTGPATFLSLLAPVLEARGAGVVVGIGSVAGDRGRIGNYVYGAAKAGFATYLSGLRNRLGRRGVQVMTVKPGPVATRMTAGMTLPFMTTPEAVAEDIAQGIAKRRNVIYTARIWGPVMRVIRAIPEPIFKKLSI from the coding sequence ATGCAGAGCTGGATCATTTTGGGGGCCGGATCGGAGATGGCCCGCCCCTTCCTGCGCCGTCTGGCGGGCGACGGCGCAAGCCTGTTTCTGGCCGGTCGCAATCTGGCCGATCTTGAAACGCTGGCGCAGGATCTGCGGCTGCGGGGCGCGGCGGCGGCCGAGGTCGTGGCCTTTGATGCCCGCGACAGCGCCGGTTATCCCGCGCTGGTGGCCCGGCTGGCCGCTTGCGAGGGCGTGCTGAATGCGGCCTCTTTCGTCGGCGCGATGCCGGATCAGGCGGCGATCGACGCCGATCCCGGGCTGATCGCCGGGGTGATCGCTGACAATTTCACCGGCCCCGCGACGTTTCTGAGCCTGCTGGCCCCGGTGCTGGAAGCCCGCGGCGCGGGTGTCGTCGTCGGCATCGGCTCGGTCGCGGGCGACCGGGGGCGGATCGGCAACTATGTTTACGGCGCGGCAAAGGCGGGGTTTGCCACCTATCTGTCGGGGCTGCGCAACCGGCTGGGCCGCCGCGGCGTGCAGGTGATGACGGTGAAGCCCGGCCCCGTGGCCACCCGGATGACCGCGGGAATGACGCTGCCTTTCATGACGACGCCCGAGGCCGTGGCCGAGGATATCGCGCAGGGCATCGCCAAACGCCGCAACGTGATCTACACGGCCAGGATCTGGGGGCCGGTGATGCGGGTGATCCGCGCCATCCCGGAACCGATCTTCAAGAAACTCTCGATCTGA
- a CDS encoding pyridoxal phosphate-dependent aminotransferase, with protein sequence MTQIRLTPLVASLPATVPFVGPETQERLRGRPFRARLGANENGFGPSPRAIAAMAAAAGEAWMYGDPENHDLKVALAHAHGCGVENVVVGEGIDGLLGTLCRMVLKPGDAVVTSEGAYPTFNFHVAGFGGVLHKAPYRNDAEDPEALLALAQQVRPKLLYIANPDNPMASHHPGAVIAAMLDHLPEGTLMVLDEAYVELAPEGTAAPVAADDPRVIRMRTFSKAHGLAGARVGYALGAAPLIAAFDKIRNHFGISRISQAGTLAALSDTTWQVYMRRLVAASRDRIAAIAADNGLSALPSATNFVAVDCGGDGAFARAVLEELTAADIFVRKPAVAPMDRCIRISCGPEAEMAALAKALPGALDRARERSR encoded by the coding sequence ATGACCCAGATCCGTCTCACGCCGCTTGTCGCCAGCCTGCCCGCCACCGTGCCCTTTGTCGGCCCCGAAACGCAGGAACGCCTGCGCGGCCGCCCGTTTCGGGCGCGGCTTGGCGCGAATGAAAACGGCTTCGGACCCTCCCCCCGCGCGATCGCCGCGATGGCGGCGGCGGCGGGCGAGGCCTGGATGTATGGCGACCCGGAAAACCACGATCTGAAGGTGGCGCTGGCCCACGCGCATGGCTGCGGCGTCGAAAATGTGGTCGTGGGCGAGGGGATCGACGGGCTTCTGGGCACGCTCTGCCGGATGGTTCTGAAACCGGGCGATGCGGTGGTGACCTCGGAGGGCGCCTATCCGACCTTCAATTTCCATGTCGCGGGCTTTGGCGGGGTCCTGCACAAGGCGCCCTACCGCAACGATGCCGAAGACCCCGAGGCGCTTTTGGCGCTGGCGCAGCAGGTCCGGCCGAAGCTCCTTTACATCGCCAATCCGGACAATCCGATGGCCAGCCATCACCCGGGCGCGGTGATCGCCGCGATGCTGGATCACCTGCCCGAAGGCACACTGATGGTGCTTGACGAGGCCTATGTCGAACTCGCCCCCGAGGGCACGGCGGCGCCGGTTGCGGCCGATGACCCCCGGGTGATCCGGATGCGCACCTTTTCGAAGGCGCATGGGCTGGCAGGCGCCCGGGTGGGCTATGCGCTCGGCGCGGCGCCGCTGATTGCCGCCTTCGACAAGATCCGCAACCATTTCGGCATCAGCCGGATCAGCCAGGCCGGTACCCTTGCGGCGCTGTCGGACACCACCTGGCAGGTCTACATGCGCCGTCTGGTGGCGGCCTCGCGCGATCGGATTGCGGCGATTGCGGCAGATAACGGGCTGAGCGCCCTGCCCTCGGCGACGAATTTCGTCGCCGTCGATTGCGGCGGGGACGGCGCCTTTGCCCGCGCCGTGCTGGAGGAGCTGACCGCCGCCGACATCTTCGTGCGCAAGCCCGCCGTCGCGCCGATGGACCGCTGCATCCGCATCTCCTGCGGGCCGGAGGCCGAGATGGCGGCGCTGGCAAAGGCCCTGCCCGGCGCGCTCGACCGGGCCAGAGAACGGTCCCGTTAA
- a CDS encoding FAD-binding oxidoreductase, whose translation MAFRPKDYSGWGRALRASGTVARPDRASDLARLDPAPAFGMRRSYGDAALNHGGRAIDMSGLDRFLAFDAETGILELEAGVRIGEVAAAFAPRGFLPAVMPGTGFATLGGCIAQDVHGKNHHHAGSFGAHVAEITLWQDGAEVTVTPGTGLFRATVGGLGQTGTILRAKLRLAPCAGTVMLVTERRARDWDRHLTLLDQSTATYTVGWIDATATGASLGRGIFEEGEVARGLVRTRGKPAKVPLDAPHFALSAPVVRAFNAAYYARVPAAGRTVVRTMAEFFFPLDRILDWNRLYGRRGFHQFQCVVPLAAAEALRAMLDRIATSGLASPLAVLKRMGPGRAGYLSFPMEGYTLAVDFPNRSAARDLIRTLEEDTVAAGGRLYFAKDALAGGTHIPAMYPELDAWRQEVAQADPARAYETDLVRRLKLRSP comes from the coding sequence ATGGCCTTCCGCCCCAAGGATTATTCGGGCTGGGGACGGGCGCTGCGGGCCTCGGGCACGGTGGCGCGGCCCGACCGCGCGAGCGACCTTGCCCGCCTTGACCCCGCCCCCGCCTTCGGCATGCGCCGGTCCTATGGCGATGCCGCGCTGAACCATGGCGGCCGCGCCATCGACATGAGCGGGCTGGACCGCTTCCTGGCCTTTGACGCCGAGACCGGGATCCTCGAGCTGGAAGCCGGGGTCCGCATCGGCGAGGTGGCCGCGGCCTTCGCGCCGCGCGGCTTTCTGCCCGCGGTGATGCCCGGCACCGGCTTTGCCACGCTGGGCGGCTGCATCGCGCAGGATGTGCATGGCAAGAACCACCACCATGCGGGGAGTTTCGGCGCCCATGTGGCCGAGATCACGCTCTGGCAGGATGGCGCCGAAGTGACAGTGACCCCGGGCACCGGCCTGTTTCGCGCCACCGTCGGCGGGCTGGGCCAGACCGGGACGATCCTGCGCGCGAAGCTGCGGCTGGCGCCCTGCGCGGGCACGGTGATGCTGGTCACCGAGCGGCGCGCGCGGGATTGGGACCGGCACCTGACCCTGCTCGACCAATCGACCGCGACCTATACCGTGGGCTGGATCGATGCCACCGCCACCGGCGCCAGCCTTGGCCGCGGCATCTTCGAAGAGGGCGAGGTCGCCCGCGGTCTGGTCAGGACACGCGGAAAACCGGCGAAAGTGCCGCTGGATGCGCCGCATTTCGCGCTCTCGGCGCCTGTCGTGCGGGCCTTCAACGCGGCTTACTATGCCCGTGTGCCTGCAGCCGGGAGGACGGTGGTGCGGACAATGGCGGAGTTCTTCTTTCCGCTCGACAGGATCCTCGACTGGAACCGGCTTTACGGCAGGCGCGGCTTTCATCAGTTTCAATGCGTCGTGCCGCTGGCGGCGGCGGAGGCGCTGCGGGCCATGCTCGACCGGATCGCCACTTCGGGCCTGGCCTCGCCCTTGGCCGTGCTCAAGCGGATGGGGCCGGGGCGGGCCGGGTATCTGTCCTTCCCGATGGAGGGCTATACCTTGGCCGTCGATTTCCCGAACCGTTCCGCCGCCCGCGATCTGATCCGCACGCTGGAGGAAGACACCGTCGCGGCGGGCGGGCGGCTTTATTTCGCCAAGGATGCCCTGGCCGGGGGGACGCATATCCCCGCCATGTATCCCGAACTGGACGCCTGGCGGCAGGAGGTGGCGCAAGCCGATCCCGCCCGGGCCTATGAGACCGACCTTGTCCGTCGGCTGAAGCTGAGGAGCCCCTGA
- a CDS encoding crotonase/enoyl-CoA hydratase family protein, with translation MDRLTLQRVEGVAVVTLNRPDKMNAVDFAMIDEMIALAGQLAAEPGLRAVVLRGEGRAFCAGLDVANFSALALGDPEALIAPRSHGDANRFQQFSLCWRALPVPVIAALHGVVFGAGLQLAAGADIRIAAPGTRLAVMEMKWGLIPDMGGMVTLPELLRADVLRRMTYTAEEVPGEEALRLGLVTELAEDPLMRALDLARAIAGRSPSAIRAAKRLVTAAYAAPAAEVLQLESREQIALIGKPDQMAVIAANMAGRAPKFG, from the coding sequence ATGGACAGGCTGACGTTGCAACGGGTCGAGGGGGTGGCGGTGGTGACGCTGAACCGCCCCGACAAGATGAATGCGGTCGATTTCGCGATGATCGACGAGATGATCGCGCTGGCCGGGCAATTGGCCGCCGAACCGGGCCTGCGGGCGGTGGTGCTGCGCGGCGAGGGCCGGGCCTTTTGCGCCGGGTTGGATGTCGCGAATTTCTCCGCTTTGGCCCTGGGCGACCCCGAGGCGCTGATCGCGCCCCGCAGCCACGGCGATGCGAACCGGTTCCAGCAGTTTTCGCTGTGCTGGCGCGCGCTGCCGGTGCCGGTGATCGCGGCGCTGCACGGCGTCGTCTTCGGCGCCGGGCTGCAGCTGGCCGCCGGGGCCGATATCCGCATTGCCGCGCCGGGCACGCGGCTTGCGGTGATGGAGATGAAATGGGGGCTGATCCCCGACATGGGCGGCATGGTGACCCTGCCCGAGCTTTTGCGCGCCGACGTGCTGCGGCGGATGACCTACACCGCCGAGGAAGTCCCGGGGGAAGAGGCGCTGCGGCTGGGTCTGGTCACCGAACTGGCCGAAGATCCGCTGATGCGGGCGCTGGATCTGGCCCGCGCGATTGCCGGGCGCTCGCCCAGCGCGATCCGGGCGGCGAAGCGGCTGGTCACGGCGGCCTATGCCGCGCCCGCGGCCGAGGTCTTGCAGCTGGAAAGCCGCGAACAGATCGCGCTGATCGGCAAGCCCGACCAGATGGCGGTCATCGCCGCCAACATGGCCGGACGGGCGCCGAAATTCGGCTGA